A genomic segment from Biomphalaria glabrata chromosome 16, xgBioGlab47.1, whole genome shotgun sequence encodes:
- the LOC106050826 gene encoding galectin-7-like isoform X3: MGNSESSLPPVLRITLVPVNQTQSLYRSNIHEQISGPISCFIPSEIKQGDKIKIHIATTKTFESFSVNLGPNPDINEDCHFHFNPRNTFNPKFTDGLIVLNSRVNGKWQTEEHWRNMPFTRNQTFIIEIAITEQSFIRNEKASDPPSYASLMQVYRKERKVDIYGPHEFL, translated from the exons gtATAACTTTAGTTCCAGTCAATCAAACTCAAAGTCTGTATCGATCAAATATTCATGAACAG ATTTCAGGACCCATTTCTTGTTTCATCCCATCTGAAATAAAACAGGGAGATAAGATTAAAATACACATTGCCACCACCAAAACTTTTGAAag TTTCAGCGTAAATTTGGGACCAAATCCTGACATCAATGAAGACTGCCATTTTCATTTCAACCCTAGGAATACTTTTAACCCCAAATTTACTGATGGATTAATTGTATTGAACAGCAGAGTAAATGGAAAATGGCAAACAGAAGAACACTGGAGAAACATGCCCTTTACAAGAAACCAAACATTCATCATAGAGATAGCCATTACTGAGCAATCTTTTATT AGAAATGAAAAGGCCAGTGACCCGCCCTCA TATGCGTCATTGATGCAAGTATacagaaaggaaagaaaagtaGATATTTATGGACCACATGAGTTCTTGTGA
- the LOC106050826 gene encoding galectin-4-like isoform X1: protein MGNSESSLPPVLRITLVPVNQTQSLYRSNIHEQISGPISCFIPSEIKQGDKIKIHIATTKTFESFSVNLGPNPDINEDCHFHFNPRNTFNPKFTDGLIVLNSRVNGKWQTEEHWRNMPFTRNQTFIIEIAITEQSFIIYVKRSEEENTSPFYSFQHRVDCYKNKYIIIQGDILVSNIEFLDSDKRNEKASDPPSYASLMQVYRKERKVDIYGPHEFL from the exons gtATAACTTTAGTTCCAGTCAATCAAACTCAAAGTCTGTATCGATCAAATATTCATGAACAG ATTTCAGGACCCATTTCTTGTTTCATCCCATCTGAAATAAAACAGGGAGATAAGATTAAAATACACATTGCCACCACCAAAACTTTTGAAag TTTCAGCGTAAATTTGGGACCAAATCCTGACATCAATGAAGACTGCCATTTTCATTTCAACCCTAGGAATACTTTTAACCCCAAATTTACTGATGGATTAATTGTATTGAACAGCAGAGTAAATGGAAAATGGCAAACAGAAGAACACTGGAGAAACATGCCCTTTACAAGAAACCAAACATTCATCATAGAGATAGCCATTACTGAGCAATCTTTTATT ATATACGTGAAGAGATCAGAAGAAGAAAACACCTCCCCATTCTATTCATTTCAACATAGGGTTGAttgctacaaaaataaatatataattatacaagGGGACATTTTAGTCAGCAACATAGAATTTTTAGACAGTGATAAG AGAAATGAAAAGGCCAGTGACCCGCCCTCA TATGCGTCATTGATGCAAGTATacagaaaggaaagaaaagtaGATATTTATGGACCACATGAGTTCTTGTGA
- the LOC106050826 gene encoding galectin-4-like isoform X2: MGNSESSLPPVLRITLVPVNQTQSLYRSNIHEQISGPISCFIPSEIKQGDKIKIHIATTKTFESRVNGKWQTEEHWRNMPFTRNQTFIIEIAITEQSFIIYVKRSEEENTSPFYSFQHRVDCYKNKYIIIQGDILVSNIEFLDSDKRNEKASDPPSYASLMQVYRKERKVDIYGPHEFL; this comes from the exons gtATAACTTTAGTTCCAGTCAATCAAACTCAAAGTCTGTATCGATCAAATATTCATGAACAG ATTTCAGGACCCATTTCTTGTTTCATCCCATCTGAAATAAAACAGGGAGATAAGATTAAAATACACATTGCCACCACCAAAACTTTTGAAag CAGAGTAAATGGAAAATGGCAAACAGAAGAACACTGGAGAAACATGCCCTTTACAAGAAACCAAACATTCATCATAGAGATAGCCATTACTGAGCAATCTTTTATT ATATACGTGAAGAGATCAGAAGAAGAAAACACCTCCCCATTCTATTCATTTCAACATAGGGTTGAttgctacaaaaataaatatataattatacaagGGGACATTTTAGTCAGCAACATAGAATTTTTAGACAGTGATAAG AGAAATGAAAAGGCCAGTGACCCGCCCTCA TATGCGTCATTGATGCAAGTATacagaaaggaaagaaaagtaGATATTTATGGACCACATGAGTTCTTGTGA